A section of the Streptococcus oriscaviae genome encodes:
- a CDS encoding cutinase family protein produces MSNYLANFNNLYLNLAQGAYPDAPVFFPLDDLEFKDRDQLLSGNSLPFDFSKSKNHNGHHYPGGQHLPNDGIVYLQPDVQLKAIPVQDGVTIQKGLLTDQMAGFNAYFLTDTAELNAETRNTYLTIRGSDGSFNALDPSNWNDWLGNNLVFTLGDKQVPQSHLATEGMKAKIAELRQRAPNAKLNITGHSLGTMVSVHGLAGLSMDELEMVEEVVLFNGPDTLNSLNQMGVSSEKIKAISEKVTYYVNPFDMVSMLNRTEPFEQQLGTVKVIIPLHFTSSFDNPSSHMFGGYQLDAFGNPLVASETFHPEFLVAGQKLAKLNQTAITLLRSQGVSDDMRNFLFRGRLDYKLLFGAELYDYYQKEYQAIIAETRLAAIKWNKENIPLYHSRIRSATGSQRIQLRSELLQISAQQAIFESEDQVKATKQLVAQAKEEVQALIQDTYTQVYSMTNYLSAWEIENILSSFQLDDVWNHGIEMETIAEAERYGRDVSEFSSRLVTAAERLEEVDRQGAIFFSS; encoded by the coding sequence TTGAGTAATTACTTAGCAAATTTTAATAATTTATATTTAAACCTTGCTCAGGGTGCATATCCTGATGCACCTGTATTTTTTCCTCTTGATGACCTAGAATTCAAGGATAGAGACCAATTACTATCTGGAAATTCACTACCATTCGACTTTTCAAAAAGTAAGAACCATAATGGGCATCATTACCCCGGCGGTCAGCACCTCCCCAATGATGGGATTGTCTATCTACAGCCGGATGTGCAGCTGAAAGCCATCCCCGTTCAAGATGGCGTTACGATTCAAAAAGGGCTTCTTACCGATCAAATGGCCGGATTCAACGCCTACTTTCTGACCGACACAGCTGAATTAAATGCAGAAACCCGAAATACCTATCTAACCATCCGAGGAAGTGATGGTAGTTTCAATGCTCTAGACCCCAGTAACTGGAATGACTGGCTGGGGAATAATCTGGTTTTCACTTTGGGGGATAAACAGGTACCTCAATCTCATCTAGCAACCGAAGGGATGAAGGCAAAGATTGCGGAACTCAGGCAGCGCGCTCCCAATGCCAAGCTCAATATTACCGGACATTCCTTGGGAACGATGGTTTCCGTTCATGGTTTGGCAGGTCTAAGTATGGACGAACTTGAGATGGTAGAGGAAGTCGTCCTTTTTAATGGCCCAGATACACTGAACAGCCTGAACCAGATGGGTGTTTCTTCCGAGAAAATCAAGGCTATTTCAGAAAAGGTAACCTATTATGTCAACCCCTTTGATATGGTCAGCATGCTTAACCGAACAGAGCCTTTTGAACAACAACTTGGAACGGTCAAGGTGATTATTCCTCTACATTTCACGAGTTCCTTTGACAATCCGAGCTCACATATGTTTGGAGGCTACCAGCTAGATGCTTTTGGCAATCCTTTAGTGGCTTCGGAAACTTTTCATCCGGAGTTTCTCGTAGCAGGACAAAAATTGGCCAAATTGAATCAAACAGCCATTACCCTCCTGCGCTCTCAAGGTGTTTCAGATGATATGAGGAATTTTCTTTTTCGCGGAAGGCTTGACTATAAGTTACTCTTTGGTGCAGAACTCTATGACTACTATCAAAAGGAGTATCAAGCTATTATCGCTGAAACTAGGTTAGCAGCAATCAAATGGAACAAGGAAAACATTCCGCTTTACCATAGTCGCATCCGTTCTGCCACAGGGAGCCAAAGAATTCAATTGCGCTCTGAGCTGCTTCAAATCTCTGCCCAACAAGCAATTTTTGAAAGTGAAGATCAGGTTAAGGCTACGAAACAGCTGGTTGCTCAGGCGAAAGAGGAAGTCCAAGCTCTTATACAAGACACCTACACACAGGTTTATTCTATGACGAACTATCTCAGTGCTTGGGAAATTGAGAATATCCTGTCTAGCTTTCAACTAGATGATGTTTGGAATCACGGGATTGAAATGGAAACCATAGCAGAGGCAGAACGCTATGGCCGAGATGTATCAGAATTTTCCAGTCGCTTGGTCACTGCAGCTGAGAGGTTGGAAGAGGTCGACCGCCAAGGGGCCATATTTTTTTCTTCTTAA
- a CDS encoding TIGR01440 family protein produces MQLIGIKEQTRALAEEVLDLSQLQSGQIFVLGLSSSEVIGGHIGKNSSQEVGEVIVDTLLTVLQPRGIYLAVQGCEHLNRALVVERELAVQKDLEIVNVLPTLQAGGSGQLAAFKYMKDPVEVEFITAHAGVDIGDTAIGMHIKHVQVPLRPSIRSVGQARVTALASRPKLIGGARAGYLADRIRKD; encoded by the coding sequence ATGCAGTTAATCGGCATTAAGGAACAAACACGCGCACTAGCAGAAGAAGTCTTGGATTTGAGTCAGTTGCAGTCGGGTCAAATTTTTGTATTGGGTCTATCTTCCAGTGAGGTTATCGGTGGCCATATCGGTAAAAACTCCAGTCAAGAAGTGGGGGAGGTAATTGTAGATACGTTATTGACCGTCTTGCAACCGAGAGGGATTTACCTAGCGGTTCAGGGCTGCGAACACCTCAATCGTGCCTTGGTGGTTGAGCGAGAGTTGGCCGTTCAAAAAGACTTGGAAATCGTCAATGTCTTACCGACCCTTCAAGCAGGCGGATCAGGTCAACTTGCAGCCTTCAAGTACATGAAGGACCCCGTAGAAGTGGAATTTATCACAGCCCATGCAGGAGTGGATATTGGTGACACAGCTATCGGCATGCACATCAAACATGTTCAAGTACCCTTGCGCCCCTCCATCCGCTCAGTCGGTCAAGCCCGTGTGACAGCTCTGGCTAGCCGACCAAAACTCATTGGTGGCGCGCGTGCGGGTTATTTGGCAGATAGGATAAGGAAGGATTAG
- a CDS encoding ECF transporter S component — MRNKKTQELVLLAILTAVTVALAYFHVPTPTGMVTLLDVGVYFTAFYLGSKEGAIVGGLAGLLIDLLLGYPQWAFFSLLFHGAQGYFAGWTGRKRLLGLVLAAVSMVGGYFLAGSILYNVAEASLSLLGNTMQNLVGLAGGYLLAQAVERMGARNHAVNRH, encoded by the coding sequence ATGAGAAATAAGAAAACACAGGAATTGGTTTTACTAGCAATTTTGACAGCTGTAACAGTCGCTTTGGCCTACTTCCATGTGCCAACGCCAACGGGCATGGTTACCTTATTAGATGTGGGAGTCTATTTTACAGCCTTCTATCTAGGTTCAAAAGAGGGAGCCATTGTTGGGGGCTTGGCAGGGCTGTTGATTGACTTGTTGCTGGGCTACCCTCAGTGGGCCTTCTTCAGTCTGCTTTTCCACGGTGCTCAAGGTTACTTTGCCGGTTGGACAGGAAGGAAACGACTTCTAGGACTCGTGCTTGCAGCAGTGAGTATGGTAGGGGGCTACTTCTTAGCGGGCAGTATCCTCTACAATGTGGCAGAGGCTTCTCTCAGCTTGTTGGGGAATACCATGCAGAACCTAGTTGGCTTAGCGGGAGGTTATCTTCTGGCTCAAGCTGTTGAAAGGATGGGAGCAAGAAACCATGCAGTTAATCGGCATTAA
- a CDS encoding bifunctional hydroxymethylpyrimidine kinase/phosphomethylpyrimidine kinase, producing the protein MKNNYILALSGNDIFSGGGLHADLTTYTVNKLHGFVAVTCLTAMTDKGFEVIPVDEEVFSQQLASLKDVPFSAIKIGLLPNVDIAEQALEFIQAHQEIPVVLDPVLVCKESHDTEVSQLRDELLRFFPHVTIITPNLAEAQLLTQKDIKTVEEMKQAAHALYELGAKYVVIKGGNRLNKDKATDVYYDGREFLVLETPILASNNIGAGCTFASSIASQLVLGKEPLEAVRLSKEFVYRAIEASDEYGVIQYEK; encoded by the coding sequence ATGAAGAATAACTATATCTTAGCCTTGTCCGGCAATGATATTTTCAGTGGTGGCGGACTTCATGCTGATTTAACGACTTATACGGTTAACAAGCTGCATGGTTTTGTCGCAGTCACTTGCCTGACAGCCATGACAGACAAGGGATTTGAGGTCATTCCAGTCGATGAAGAGGTGTTTTCTCAGCAGTTAGCTAGTTTGAAGGATGTTCCTTTTTCAGCTATTAAGATTGGGCTTTTGCCAAATGTTGACATAGCAGAGCAGGCCTTGGAATTTATTCAGGCTCATCAGGAGATTCCAGTGGTGTTAGATCCGGTTTTGGTCTGCAAGGAAAGTCATGATACGGAGGTTAGCCAGCTACGGGATGAACTCTTGCGCTTCTTTCCTCATGTAACCATCATCACGCCAAATCTGGCAGAAGCTCAGCTATTGACCCAAAAGGACATTAAAACGGTGGAGGAGATGAAGCAGGCGGCCCATGCCTTGTATGAACTGGGAGCAAAATATGTGGTCATCAAAGGTGGCAATCGCTTGAACAAAGATAAGGCCACAGATGTTTACTACGATGGTCGAGAGTTTCTTGTTTTGGAAACTCCAATCTTGGCTAGCAACAATATTGGAGCAGGTTGTACCTTTGCCTCCAGTATTGCCAGCCAGTTGGTTCTGGGAAAAGAACCGCTTGAAGCGGTTCGGTTATCGAAAGAATTTGTTTACCGCGCCATTGAGGCGTCTGATGAGTATGGGGTGATTCAATATGAGAAATAA
- the truA gene encoding tRNA pseudouridine(38-40) synthase TruA: MTRYKAIISYDGYNFAGFQRQPNARTVQEEIEKTLQRLNRGQAVTIHGAGRTDSGVHAYGQVIHFDLEGERNVEKLRFALDTQTAEDIDVIALEEVADDFHCRYAKHSKTYEFLVDIGRPKNPMMRHYATHYPYPLDFSRIEEAIGYLEGTHDFTGFTASGTAVENKVRTITAAKVRLDRERNFLIFTFTGNGFLYKQVRNMVGTLLKIGNNRMPIEQVERILDEKDRSLAGPTAAGNGLYLKEIIYEE, encoded by the coding sequence ATGACAAGATATAAAGCTATTATTTCCTACGATGGGTACAACTTTGCAGGTTTTCAACGCCAGCCTAATGCCCGTACGGTTCAGGAAGAGATTGAAAAAACATTGCAACGGCTCAATCGTGGTCAGGCGGTGACCATTCATGGAGCGGGACGGACAGACAGCGGGGTTCACGCCTATGGTCAGGTCATCCATTTTGATTTGGAGGGCGAGCGGAATGTGGAGAAGCTCCGCTTTGCTCTGGATACCCAGACGGCAGAGGATATTGATGTGATAGCGCTGGAAGAGGTGGCGGATGATTTTCATTGCCGCTATGCCAAACACAGCAAGACCTATGAATTCTTGGTGGATATTGGTCGACCAAAAAATCCTATGATGCGTCATTATGCAACCCACTATCCCTATCCTTTAGATTTTTCTCGCATAGAAGAGGCTATCGGCTATCTGGAGGGGACACACGATTTCACAGGTTTTACCGCTTCTGGAACAGCTGTTGAAAACAAGGTTCGCACCATCACAGCTGCTAAGGTTCGGTTGGATAGAGAACGCAATTTTTTGATTTTTACCTTCACAGGAAATGGCTTTCTTTATAAGCAGGTTCGCAATATGGTGGGAACCCTCTTGAAAATCGGAAACAATCGGATGCCGATTGAACAAGTAGAGCGTATCTTGGACGAAAAGGATCGGAGTCTTGCGGGGCCGACAGCAGCAGGCAATGGTCTATACTTAAAGGAGATTATCTATGAAGAATAA
- a CDS encoding Fur family transcriptional regulator, producing MSHLKEKGIRITETRKAVVSYIIDSDDHPSAEMIYKDLLPNYPNMSLATVYNNLKVLLEEGFVTELKRANDNTTYYDFMGHEHLNVICERCGKITDFMDVEIPSLKREAHEQTGYRITKELLTIYGICPECQALES from the coding sequence ATTAGCCATCTGAAAGAAAAAGGTATCCGCATCACAGAAACCAGAAAAGCGGTTGTGTCGTATATTATCGATAGCGACGACCACCCTAGTGCAGAAATGATTTATAAAGACCTTCTGCCCAATTATCCCAACATGAGTCTTGCAACCGTCTACAATAACCTCAAGGTTCTCTTGGAAGAAGGCTTTGTCACTGAACTCAAACGGGCCAATGATAACACGACCTATTACGACTTCATGGGACATGAACACCTCAACGTTATCTGTGAACGTTGTGGAAAGATTACTGACTTCATGGACGTAGAAATTCCCAGCCTCAAACGAGAAGCTCATGAGCAGACAGGCTACCGCATCACCAAGGAACTCTTGACCATCTACGGTATCTGCCCTGAATGCCAAGCCTTGGAGAGTTAA
- a CDS encoding heavy metal translocating P-type ATPase, with amino-acid sequence MTLVSSIKQHLHILTTGICLLFILIGIALLQTTSDSTAAMFFIIAFAIGGYQSAKEGITELLVDKHLSVDLLMILAAIGSGIIGYWMEGALLIFIFSLSSTLEELAMEKSRNAIAALMNLTPPTARKIEADGKISVLETDAIHIGDLLQVRKGDTVPMDGTLLSPHSVFDESMITGEPLPAEKTEGAAVTGGTINQGPTITIQVTAEKGDALFDKIVQMVENAQESKSKTATFIENMEDSYVKAVLLIVPLFILFVHFALGWDWLTAFYRGMILLTIASPCALVASSSPATLSAISRAARKGMIIKGGNIADRIANLEAIVFDKTGTLTLGKPQVTNAIYLGDQQVIKQLVQAVEKQSSHPIAQALLAYTVDSSAIPLDTIQDITGNGFTASYQGDFWKIGKKDFVGKDLINPPSDELAQTIHDAESSGKTLVYVSQNDRLVAIFLVEDGLKPESKTLVAQLKEMGVTPILLTGDQEKTARYVAEQLGIERVIANCLPTDKASVIQSLQKEFSSVGMVGDGINDAPALAQADVSYAMGSGTDIAIESADIVLMEDLTRIPYSIRLSKKMRNIIKQNIVFALSVIAILILSNLFQSINLPLGVVGHEGSTILVILNGLRLLYFK; translated from the coding sequence ATGACACTCGTTTCATCGATTAAACAACACCTACATATCTTAACAACCGGCATCTGCCTCCTCTTCATCTTAATCGGCATTGCGCTCTTACAGACCACTTCCGATAGTACTGCAGCGATGTTTTTCATCATCGCTTTTGCCATTGGAGGCTACCAATCCGCCAAGGAAGGGATAACTGAATTACTAGTTGACAAGCATCTCTCCGTCGATCTGCTTATGATTTTGGCAGCCATTGGCTCTGGTATCATCGGTTACTGGATGGAGGGAGCTCTCCTCATCTTCATCTTTTCCCTATCTTCAACCTTAGAAGAGTTGGCCATGGAAAAAAGTCGCAACGCCATTGCTGCCCTCATGAACCTGACACCCCCAACAGCCCGCAAGATTGAAGCTGACGGCAAAATCAGTGTCCTCGAAACAGATGCCATCCATATCGGAGACCTCCTGCAAGTCCGCAAAGGAGACACTGTGCCTATGGACGGCACCCTCCTGAGCCCCCACTCCGTCTTTGACGAATCCATGATTACAGGTGAACCCCTACCTGCTGAGAAGACAGAAGGTGCGGCGGTTACTGGCGGAACCATCAACCAAGGTCCGACCATTACCATTCAAGTTACCGCCGAAAAAGGGGATGCCCTCTTTGACAAAATCGTTCAAATGGTTGAAAACGCCCAAGAATCCAAGTCCAAAACAGCTACCTTCATTGAAAATATGGAAGACAGCTATGTCAAGGCAGTCTTGCTCATCGTTCCCCTCTTTATTCTCTTTGTCCACTTTGCACTCGGCTGGGATTGGCTGACCGCTTTTTATCGCGGCATGATTCTTCTGACGATTGCCTCTCCATGTGCGCTCGTTGCAAGTTCCTCACCGGCGACACTTTCTGCCATCAGTCGTGCTGCACGAAAAGGTATGATTATCAAAGGTGGCAACATTGCAGATAGAATCGCCAATCTTGAGGCCATCGTCTTTGACAAGACAGGAACACTTACCCTAGGGAAACCCCAAGTCACAAATGCCATCTATCTGGGGGACCAACAAGTTATCAAACAGCTTGTTCAAGCTGTTGAAAAACAATCCAGCCACCCTATCGCTCAAGCTCTGCTCGCCTACACCGTTGACAGCTCTGCCATTCCCCTTGACACCATCCAAGACATCACTGGTAATGGGTTTACAGCTAGCTATCAGGGGGATTTCTGGAAAATCGGCAAGAAGGATTTTGTAGGGAAGGACCTGATAAACCCACCGTCAGATGAGCTTGCTCAGACTATTCACGACGCTGAAAGCAGTGGCAAAACCCTGGTCTATGTCAGCCAAAACGATAGGCTGGTAGCTATTTTTCTGGTGGAAGATGGCCTAAAACCTGAGAGCAAGACGCTCGTTGCTCAGTTGAAAGAAATGGGGGTGACACCTATTCTCCTGACGGGCGACCAAGAAAAAACAGCCCGCTATGTAGCTGAGCAGCTGGGAATTGAACGCGTGATTGCCAACTGCCTGCCAACAGATAAGGCTTCTGTCATTCAGAGCCTACAAAAAGAATTTTCATCCGTTGGTATGGTCGGCGATGGGATCAATGATGCACCCGCCTTAGCTCAGGCCGATGTCAGCTATGCCATGGGAAGCGGTACAGATATTGCGATAGAATCTGCTGATATTGTCCTGATGGAAGACTTGACTCGCATTCCTTACTCCATCCGTTTATCTAAAAAAATGCGAAACATCATTAAACAAAATATCGTTTTCGCTCTCTCTGTCATCGCTATCCTCATCCTCTCTAACCTTTTCCAATCCATCAACCTCCCCCTCGGTGTTGTCGGACATGAAGGCTCTACCATTCTAGTCATTTTGAACGGACTGAGACTCTTGTATTTTAAATAA
- a CDS encoding helix-turn-helix domain-containing protein — MEMIRINLDKVLKDRQVTSKDLAEQIGITEANLSILKTGKAKGIRFNTLMSICRILECQPGDILEYVKE; from the coding sequence ATGGAAATGATTCGAATCAACCTAGACAAGGTACTGAAAGATCGGCAGGTGACCTCCAAGGACTTGGCAGAACAAATCGGCATCACAGAGGCCAATCTCTCCATTCTCAAAACAGGAAAAGCCAAAGGCATTCGCTTCAATACCCTGATGAGCATTTGTCGGATTTTAGAGTGTCAACCGGGAGATATTTTAGAATATGTGAAAGAATAA
- a CDS encoding amino acid ABC transporter permease — MNLNWQAIFNIDIAREAIPKILEGLPYTLSLSLVGFALGTFCGFFVALMRMSKFAPLRWLAMAHISLMRGIPLMVLLFFIYFGLPFMGLQLDAITASIIAFTSMSSAYISEIIRSSLSAIDRGQWEAACSLGLKKPVIYRKIIIPQAFRIALPPLSNVLLDMVKSTSLTAMITVPEIFNKAKIVGGAKSDYMTVYICVALIYWGICTLYALGQLHLEKRLATY; from the coding sequence ATGAACCTCAATTGGCAGGCCATTTTTAATATTGATATTGCGAGGGAGGCCATTCCTAAAATCTTGGAGGGCTTGCCTTACACCCTTTCTCTCTCTTTGGTTGGGTTTGCTTTGGGAACCTTTTGTGGTTTCTTTGTTGCCTTGATGCGGATGTCCAAATTTGCTCCCTTGCGCTGGTTGGCTATGGCCCATATCTCCCTTATGCGGGGAATCCCATTGATGGTACTCCTGTTCTTTATCTACTTCGGCTTACCTTTCATGGGCCTGCAATTGGATGCTATTACGGCTTCTATTATCGCCTTTACCTCCATGTCCAGCGCCTATATTTCGGAGATTATCCGCTCGTCCTTATCGGCGATTGATAGGGGTCAGTGGGAGGCGGCTTGCTCGCTAGGACTCAAAAAACCTGTTATTTACCGCAAGATTATCATTCCACAGGCCTTTCGGATTGCTCTTCCGCCCCTCAGTAATGTCCTACTGGATATGGTCAAGAGCACCTCGCTGACAGCCATGATTACCGTACCAGAGATTTTCAACAAGGCAAAGATTGTTGGTGGGGCCAAGTCAGACTACATGACAGTGTACATCTGTGTAGCTCTTATTTATTGGGGGATTTGCACCCTCTATGCACTGGGGCAACTGCATTTGGAAAAGCGCTTGGCGACCTATTAA
- a CDS encoding transporter substrate-binding domain-containing protein produces the protein MLKKFFASALLVSSLALAACANTGTSTSSSSAEQTEWERVEAAGVLKVATPGTLYPTSYYNDKNELVGYEIEMMNEIGKRLGVEIEYQEIGVAEAFTAVDSGKVDVAVNNFDTTPERLEKYNISTPYKYSVGGYIVREDGSSGMEAADLSDWEGKKAGGGAGTQYMKIAKKLGAEPVIYDNVTNDVYLRDVSTGRTDFIPNDYYTQVMAIKWVNANFPDIKVKMGTAKYNPTEQGIVMSKTDTSLKEKLDQVINDMKEDGTLLAISEKYYAGQDLTKAIEGAENLPVIDTSDVE, from the coding sequence ATGTTGAAAAAGTTTTTCGCTTCAGCCTTGCTAGTTTCTTCTCTGGCTTTGGCAGCTTGTGCCAATACAGGTACTAGCACCTCTAGTTCATCTGCGGAACAAACTGAGTGGGAGCGTGTTGAAGCAGCAGGCGTTTTAAAAGTTGCTACTCCAGGCACTCTTTATCCGACTTCTTATTACAATGATAAGAATGAGTTGGTTGGTTATGAGATTGAGATGATGAACGAAATTGGGAAACGTTTAGGCGTCGAGATTGAATACCAAGAAATCGGTGTAGCAGAGGCCTTTACTGCGGTTGATAGTGGTAAGGTAGATGTGGCAGTTAATAACTTTGATACTACGCCAGAACGGTTGGAGAAGTACAACATTTCAACCCCGTATAAATACTCTGTGGGCGGTTACATTGTCCGTGAAGATGGTTCTTCGGGAATGGAAGCAGCTGATTTGAGCGACTGGGAAGGTAAGAAAGCTGGTGGCGGTGCTGGTACTCAGTATATGAAAATTGCTAAGAAATTAGGTGCTGAGCCGGTTATCTATGACAATGTGACCAACGATGTCTACTTGCGTGATGTATCAACAGGTCGTACAGATTTTATTCCAAATGATTACTATACTCAAGTAATGGCTATCAAATGGGTAAATGCTAATTTCCCAGATATCAAGGTGAAAATGGGAACTGCCAAATACAATCCAACTGAACAAGGGATTGTAATGAGCAAGACAGATACTAGCTTAAAGGAAAAATTAGACCAAGTAATCAATGACATGAAAGAAGACGGAACTCTTCTTGCGATTTCTGAAAAATACTATGCTGGCCAAGATTTGACCAAGGCTATCGAAGGTGCAGAAAATCTTCCGGTGATTGATACTTCAGATGTAGAATAA
- a CDS encoding amidase: MWKDASSMAAAVNAKQVSAKELVEDAIDKIERLNPRLNAVVSKQYDKALAEASRKDHLRKPFAGVPFLLKDLGQNEAGEVSTAGSRLFARHRARETDCYVKALKDLGFIILGRTNTPEFGFKNISDSSLHGRVQLPRDLSRNAGGSSGGAAAALSSGMVPIAAASDGGGSIRIPASFNGLIGLKPTRGRIPVGPHSYRGWQGASVHFALTQSVRDTKRLLWYVQDYQVEAPFPLAPLSREDLFEAKKKPLTIAYSTVSPIGSQVSKEAQQAVYQLVPILEVLGHRVVELKKPVLDGIEAMQSYYLMNSVETAQMFDGIESMLGRALTLDDMEVMTWAIYQSGQTILAKDYSKILQDWDNYSAQMARFHESYDLLLTPTVADVAPKHGQFDLSDDMKNRLIHIGEYSTVEQQELIWKMFEDSLSWTPFTQQANLTGQPALSLPVYETPEGLPIGVQLLAAKGREDLLLHVAEELEGNGCFKI, encoded by the coding sequence ATGTGGAAAGATGCAAGTAGCATGGCAGCGGCAGTCAATGCTAAACAGGTTTCTGCCAAGGAATTGGTAGAAGATGCCATTGATAAAATTGAAAGATTGAACCCTCGGCTCAACGCTGTGGTCAGCAAGCAATATGACAAGGCTTTGGCAGAAGCAAGTCGAAAAGACCATCTGAGGAAGCCGTTTGCAGGAGTTCCATTCTTGCTAAAAGATTTAGGGCAAAATGAAGCAGGAGAAGTATCAACAGCAGGGTCACGCTTATTCGCTCGTCACCGTGCTAGAGAAACCGATTGCTACGTCAAGGCCTTAAAGGACCTGGGCTTTATTATCTTGGGGCGAACCAATACCCCAGAGTTTGGTTTTAAGAACATTTCAGATTCGAGTCTTCATGGAAGGGTGCAGTTACCTAGAGATCTAAGTCGAAATGCAGGAGGCTCAAGCGGTGGTGCTGCGGCAGCCCTTTCTTCTGGTATGGTTCCAATTGCAGCTGCCTCTGATGGTGGTGGCTCTATTCGGATTCCGGCTAGTTTTAATGGACTGATAGGATTAAAACCTACTCGGGGAAGAATTCCGGTTGGTCCGCACTCTTATCGCGGTTGGCAAGGAGCTTCCGTCCATTTTGCTCTTACGCAGTCGGTTCGAGATACGAAACGCCTGCTCTGGTATGTGCAAGATTATCAGGTAGAAGCTCCGTTTCCCTTAGCTCCCTTATCGAGAGAGGATCTGTTTGAGGCGAAAAAGAAGCCGCTGACCATTGCTTACTCGACGGTTTCCCCTATTGGCAGTCAGGTTTCAAAAGAAGCTCAGCAAGCTGTGTACCAGTTAGTGCCTATCCTAGAAGTATTGGGGCATAGGGTGGTTGAATTAAAAAAACCTGTACTGGATGGGATAGAGGCGATGCAATCTTACTACCTAATGAACAGTGTAGAAACAGCCCAGATGTTTGATGGGATAGAGTCTATGTTAGGACGAGCCCTTACTCTAGATGATATGGAAGTGATGACCTGGGCGATTTACCAGAGCGGGCAAACAATTCTGGCTAAAGATTATTCAAAAATTTTGCAGGACTGGGATAATTACAGTGCCCAAATGGCACGATTTCATGAGAGCTATGATTTACTCTTGACCCCTACGGTAGCAGATGTTGCTCCAAAACATGGTCAATTTGATTTGAGCGATGATATGAAAAATCGTTTAATCCATATAGGAGAGTACTCAACGGTGGAGCAGCAGGAACTCATTTGGAAGATGTTTGAAGACAGTTTATCTTGGACTCCTTTTACCCAACAGGCCAATCTGACAGGTCAGCCAGCCCTTAGTTTACCGGTCTATGAAACACCAGAGGGTCTGCCGATTGGTGTGCAACTGCTTGCTGCCAAGGGGCGTGAGGATCTTCTTTTACATGTGGCAGAAGAGTTAGAGGGGAATGGCTGCTTTAAAATTTAG